Proteins found in one candidate division WOR-3 bacterium genomic segment:
- a CDS encoding T9SS type A sorting domain-containing protein produces MIWAYGPPRPGENRPRGVAWDFGDFKIRPLGIENDAGYRIQDAGLKILENPVFSGRLKIQYAVPEPSKVKLAIYNVLGQIEQSLVDEYKPAGIYEIATPKPLPSGVYFVKLFVDNKVLTKKTIIIK; encoded by the coding sequence ATGATCTGGGCTTATGGACCGCCAAGACCTGGTGAGAACAGACCCCGGGGTGTTGCCTGGGATTTTGGTGATTTTAAGATAAGACCACTGGGCATTGAAAATGATGCAGGATACCGGATACAGGATGCAGGTTTAAAAATATTAGAAAATCCGGTGTTTAGTGGGAGATTAAAAATCCAGTATGCAGTTCCAGAACCATCAAAGGTGAAACTTGCTATCTACAATGTCTTAGGGCAGATTGAGCAGAGCCTTGTTGATGAATACAAACCTGCTGGCATCTATGAAATAGCAACCCCAAAACCCTTGCCAAGTGGTGTGTATTTTGTAAAATTGTTTGTTGAT